In Geopsychrobacter electrodiphilus DSM 16401, a single window of DNA contains:
- the gspG gene encoding type II secretion system major pseudopilin GspG, producing MLERKNLALNNQRGFTLIEILVVVVILGILAGIVIPRLLGEPEKARRTKAAVQIRGFEQALASFKLDNSFFPSTEQELKALVEKPTTGRIPTHYRDKGYMKKIPMDPWGNPYIYISPGIHDDYDIISYGPDGSSGGEGDNADINSWEIE from the coding sequence ATGTTGGAACGAAAAAATTTAGCGTTAAATAACCAGCGGGGTTTCACCCTGATCGAAATCCTGGTTGTCGTGGTTATTCTTGGCATTCTGGCCGGGATCGTCATCCCCCGGCTGCTGGGAGAACCTGAGAAAGCCCGCCGCACCAAGGCGGCAGTCCAGATTCGCGGCTTCGAACAAGCACTGGCCAGCTTTAAACTGGATAACAGCTTTTTCCCCAGCACCGAACAGGAATTGAAGGCTTTGGTTGAAAAACCGACCACCGGGCGAATTCCGACCCATTATCGCGATAAGGGTTACATGAAGAAAATCCCGATGGACCCCTGGGGAAATCCATATATCTACATCTCTCCCGGTATTCATGACGACTACGATATAATCTCTTACGGACCCGATGGCTCATCGGGCGGTGAAGGTGACAATGCCGACATCAACAGCTGGGAGATTGAATAA
- the gspL gene encoding type II secretion system protein GspL, translating into MRRRYIAVKASPEKWGFVVATGDHTESRLLKAGFFERDPQRPLADQLAEVFEPLQMTDRLALTLPGQGSLIRWLEFPFKEARKIAAAVLPEINSRLPENPGQRVVFHQIQETGKVLTVAVSKETIESCLAQFDDNREPVGYLGITPLCYLPGLDWPVNSLLLTIEADGICLARVEAGDLTDLRFLPQTLLEAEDEIIQQAQLLARCGSPLMRLRTAGVATESPLAIALKAAGFELDPIRFDAEGKPVPNDLITLAALAMSAVHSSPQQINLRSGPYKLKNDWQVIKRRASIAVGLLLTTLIIFAGSAYLQGQQRTSELEGLQQQMKTFYLKQFPEDKVRIAPALQMQSKLKELQKKVAQYGSDTGSALKLLLAVSQHMDQAISVDIREYVQNDEGLRLSGSTTSFDAVSRLLSDLQKEPLFKEVRVMDSKQAIDGSRVDFQIQILLQQSKGK; encoded by the coding sequence ATGCGACGTAGATATATTGCTGTGAAAGCCTCCCCTGAAAAGTGGGGATTTGTTGTCGCCACGGGAGATCACACCGAATCCCGCCTGTTAAAAGCAGGTTTTTTCGAGCGCGATCCGCAACGCCCCCTGGCAGATCAGCTGGCCGAAGTCTTCGAACCTCTGCAGATGACCGATCGACTCGCCTTGACCCTGCCGGGCCAAGGCTCACTGATCCGCTGGCTGGAGTTTCCCTTTAAGGAAGCGCGTAAGATCGCCGCGGCCGTACTCCCCGAAATAAACTCCCGTCTGCCTGAGAACCCGGGACAACGGGTCGTCTTTCATCAGATTCAAGAGACCGGCAAGGTTCTGACGGTTGCGGTTTCCAAGGAGACGATCGAAAGCTGCCTTGCTCAATTTGATGACAACCGTGAACCGGTCGGCTACCTGGGAATCACCCCTCTCTGCTATTTGCCCGGGCTTGACTGGCCCGTCAACAGTCTGCTCCTCACAATCGAAGCGGACGGTATTTGCCTGGCACGCGTCGAAGCCGGAGACCTGACCGATCTGCGTTTTCTGCCCCAGACCCTGCTCGAGGCCGAGGACGAAATTATCCAGCAGGCCCAGCTTCTGGCACGCTGTGGTTCGCCGCTGATGCGATTGCGGACGGCCGGAGTTGCGACAGAGAGCCCCCTGGCGATTGCGCTGAAAGCTGCGGGGTTCGAATTGGATCCCATCCGGTTCGACGCTGAAGGAAAACCTGTTCCGAATGATTTGATCACCCTGGCCGCCCTGGCCATGAGTGCTGTTCACTCAAGCCCGCAACAGATAAATCTGCGCTCGGGACCCTACAAACTTAAAAATGACTGGCAGGTCATCAAGCGTCGAGCCTCAATCGCCGTCGGTCTCCTGCTGACAACCCTGATAATCTTCGCGGGCAGCGCGTACCTGCAGGGACAACAGCGGACCTCCGAGCTTGAAGGTCTTCAGCAACAAATGAAAACCTTCTACCTGAAACAATTTCCAGAGGATAAGGTCCGGATTGCACCGGCTTTGCAAATGCAGTCAAAATTGAAAGAGCTGCAAAAAAAAGTGGCGCAATATGGCTCTGATACCGGAAGCGCCCTGAAACTGCTGCTGGCTGTTTCCCAGCATATGGATCAGGCCATTTCGGTCGATATCCGCGAATACGTGCAAAACGATGAAGGACTGCGACTTTCGGGCAGCACCACCAGTTTCGATGCGGTCAGTCGACTGCTCAGCGACCTCCAAAAGGAACCATTGTTTAAAGAGGTCCGGGTCATGGACAGCAAGCAGGCGATCGACGGGAGTCGGGTCGATTTCCAAATTCAAATTCTGTTGCAACAATCGAAGGGGAAATAG
- the gspN gene encoding type II secretion system protein GspN: MPTAKSSRLVTLVCHPATLCIASFFICLILALILFLPLDPFARQLEQLANDQKVHLSIGQPELFFPLGVGAKRLSIDLTPIPHPPIELKNIELQPLLLSLFGKNQGVSFSLNAYQGEISGTAYRDGNLQTTFAGLHLDESLAPRLPLTLTGVLTSGEFEGQLPFAGKNQSQLQLELNNLTVKGMKNLGSEGDLLPIGQLTCRAEAKGPIVQIVSLASNSPAFEIKGSGSLRLGRVPANTSLNLKLVFTPKPGLDPALKDLLKLMKKPQPDGSYQLSLRGALTNLRIN, translated from the coding sequence ATGCCGACTGCAAAGTCCAGCCGCCTTGTCACCCTGGTGTGCCACCCGGCAACCCTCTGTATCGCCAGTTTTTTCATCTGCCTCATACTGGCACTGATTCTGTTTTTACCGCTTGATCCCTTTGCCCGGCAGTTGGAGCAACTGGCTAATGATCAAAAAGTTCACCTTTCGATTGGGCAGCCAGAACTCTTCTTCCCGCTGGGCGTGGGAGCAAAACGTCTGAGCATTGATTTAACACCGATCCCGCACCCTCCCATAGAACTCAAGAATATCGAGCTGCAACCCCTCTTGTTAAGCCTATTCGGGAAGAACCAGGGAGTTAGTTTCAGCTTGAATGCCTATCAGGGGGAGATCAGCGGCACAGCCTATCGCGACGGCAATCTGCAAACCACGTTCGCGGGACTTCACCTCGATGAATCACTCGCCCCTCGACTGCCTCTCACCCTCACCGGTGTCCTCACCTCTGGTGAATTTGAAGGTCAGCTCCCATTTGCCGGCAAAAATCAGAGCCAGCTGCAACTTGAACTGAACAATTTAACCGTCAAGGGCATGAAAAATCTGGGCAGCGAAGGTGATCTGCTGCCCATCGGGCAACTGACCTGTCGCGCCGAAGCCAAAGGCCCGATTGTCCAGATTGTCAGCCTCGCCTCAAACAGTCCGGCCTTCGAAATAAAAGGGAGCGGCAGCCTGCGTCTGGGTCGGGTTCCGGCAAACACCAGCCTGAACCTCAAGCTGGTCTTCACCCCCAAACCCGGCCTTGATCCGGCGTTAAAAGACCTGCTTAAGCTGATGAAAAAACCCCAGCCTGATGGCAGTTATCAACTCAGCCTGCGCGGTGCACTGACGAATCTGCGCATCAACTAA
- a CDS encoding type IV pilus modification PilV family protein — protein sequence MTSRLPLKNQGFTLLEVMIALAIVGIALVVMLGLAQRSVLVNSRLQQMTRATLLAKQKMAEIEHGLNLGSDQTKGIFAEPNQGFSWRRINTPTPIIGIVQVDLSVLWGKEEENDQVTLTSFIKE from the coding sequence ATGACGTCCCGACTGCCTCTGAAAAATCAGGGATTTACCCTGCTCGAAGTCATGATCGCCCTCGCCATTGTCGGCATTGCGCTGGTGGTGATGCTGGGCCTTGCCCAGCGCAGTGTTCTGGTCAATAGCCGCTTGCAACAGATGACGCGCGCTACATTGCTGGCCAAACAGAAAATGGCCGAGATTGAACATGGACTCAATCTCGGGTCCGACCAGACCAAGGGGATTTTCGCCGAACCAAACCAGGGCTTCAGTTGGCGACGCATCAACACCCCGACGCCGATCATCGGCATCGTGCAGGTTGATTTAAGCGTTCTATGGGGCAAGGAGGAGGAGAACGATCAGGTGACCCTGACCTCCTTTATCAAAGAGTGA
- the gspK gene encoding type II secretion system minor pseudopilin GspK — MKVGDERGMVLLLVLVVVALLSALLSDFAFSTLIDLRLTETFRDTARAEYLARGGITAGRMILQIDRNSYDARNDPSEFWSVGVQSYPLAEGAISVQIDDLDGLLPLNLLVDSQGNQNLVFRDRFIRLCQELALVNPEALADALSDWIDKDQVANPGGAEDSYYLSQDPPYSASNAPLKSLDELYLIRGFDQESVARLKPFVTSYGTGKLNVNTASAELLRSWDAGTSSSDIDKLLDLRAKGPFKTLNDLRDQIGINIYTALNRNLDLSVTSNYYLINSHGQMNDGARRMQAIVAKNKDQLLWQKVN; from the coding sequence GTGAAAGTCGGCGATGAACGCGGCATGGTGTTGCTGCTGGTCCTGGTTGTTGTGGCCCTGCTCAGCGCCCTGCTCAGTGATTTTGCCTTTTCGACCCTGATCGATTTGCGCTTGACCGAAACCTTCCGCGATACTGCACGAGCTGAATACTTGGCGCGTGGCGGAATCACGGCAGGACGCATGATTCTTCAGATCGACCGAAACAGCTATGACGCCAGAAATGATCCGAGTGAGTTCTGGTCCGTCGGGGTGCAGAGTTATCCCCTGGCCGAAGGAGCCATCAGCGTTCAGATAGATGATCTGGATGGCCTCCTTCCCCTCAACCTGCTGGTCGATAGTCAGGGGAACCAAAATCTGGTTTTTCGGGACCGGTTTATCAGACTCTGTCAGGAGTTGGCCCTGGTTAATCCCGAGGCCCTGGCCGATGCCCTGAGTGACTGGATCGATAAGGATCAGGTGGCCAATCCAGGCGGCGCCGAAGATTCATACTATCTGAGCCAGGATCCACCCTACTCGGCATCTAACGCGCCACTGAAGAGCCTCGACGAACTTTATCTGATTCGGGGATTTGACCAGGAAAGCGTCGCGCGGTTGAAGCCTTTCGTCACTAGCTATGGCACCGGCAAGCTTAATGTCAATACGGCTAGTGCCGAACTGTTGCGGAGTTGGGATGCTGGAACCAGCAGCAGTGACATCGATAAACTGCTCGATCTCCGTGCCAAAGGTCCGTTCAAAACCCTCAACGACCTGCGGGATCAGATCGGAATCAATATTTATACCGCTTTAAACCGTAACCTCGATCTGTCGGTCACAAGCAACTATTACCTGATCAACAGCCACGGACAGATGAATGACGGTGCCCGCAGAATGCAGGCGATTGTCGCTAAAAACAAAGATCAACTTCTCTGGCAAAAGGTGAACTGA
- a CDS encoding pilus assembly FimT family protein: protein MPTSTAGRLNNRSGFTLIELMLVILLLGMMAGLIMPLISGFDPNRLNSSASRLAGTVKYLYNEAAMTGQEHRLIFNFDKAAYHAEKINALGEWVPLLGVGDEHKLGEGVRFVNIYQPGKGERSDGEVTTTLLPGGWLEETIIYLQDKNDKKLTLRLVPLTGRTQIFDGFRSFR from the coding sequence ATGCCGACATCAACAGCTGGGAGATTGAATAACCGCTCGGGATTCACCCTGATTGAGTTGATGCTGGTCATTCTGTTGCTGGGGATGATGGCCGGGCTCATTATGCCTCTGATCAGCGGCTTTGATCCCAACCGGCTAAACTCTTCCGCCAGCCGCCTGGCTGGCACGGTGAAGTATCTCTACAACGAAGCGGCCATGACCGGCCAGGAGCATCGCCTGATCTTTAATTTTGACAAGGCGGCCTATCATGCCGAAAAAATCAACGCTCTGGGCGAATGGGTGCCTCTGCTTGGGGTGGGTGATGAGCACAAATTGGGTGAGGGGGTCCGTTTCGTCAATATTTACCAGCCCGGAAAAGGCGAGCGGAGTGATGGTGAGGTCACCACGACCCTGCTCCCCGGAGGCTGGCTTGAAGAGACGATTATCTACCTGCAAGATAAAAATGATAAAAAACTGACCCTGAGGCTGGTCCCGCTCACCGGACGAACCCAGATTTTCGACGGCTTCCGGTCGTTCCGATGA
- a CDS encoding prepilin-type N-terminal cleavage/methylation domain-containing protein: MKENTGFTLLEILVAIALASILMTSIYGVFSTTSNAKERVEKQGEAMHLGRVLIERLDRELLGLSLENQGTIPALSGGKNSLGEPYIELLTNSSNKRKPGIRQISYRLGPEDDGSLTLWRADKSLYTQGTAKEENLAQGIEQLTFQFFDGQNWREEWNSLNDGQPKLVRAEFLLLGIKDMPPLVGIFDLPKK, encoded by the coding sequence ATGAAAGAGAATACAGGCTTTACTCTCCTGGAAATTCTGGTCGCGATCGCCTTGGCGAGCATCCTGATGACCAGTATCTACGGGGTCTTTTCAACCACCAGCAATGCCAAGGAGCGTGTTGAAAAACAGGGGGAAGCGATGCACCTGGGCCGGGTTTTGATCGAACGCCTCGATCGTGAACTTCTCGGATTGAGCCTGGAAAATCAGGGCACCATCCCGGCCTTAAGCGGCGGGAAAAACAGCCTTGGCGAGCCATATATTGAACTGCTAACCAACTCAAGCAACAAACGAAAGCCGGGAATTCGTCAGATCAGCTACCGTCTGGGTCCAGAGGATGACGGCAGTCTGACGCTCTGGCGCGCCGATAAAAGTCTCTACACCCAAGGGACTGCCAAAGAAGAGAATCTGGCCCAGGGGATTGAACAACTGACTTTCCAGTTTTTTGACGGCCAGAATTGGCGTGAAGAGTGGAATAGTCTAAACGATGGACAACCAAAACTGGTACGCGCTGAATTTTTATTGCTGGGGATCAAAGATATGCCGCCGTTGGTGGGAATCTTCGATCTGCCGAAAAAATAG